One genomic window of Caldivirga maquilingensis IC-167 includes the following:
- a CDS encoding MFS transporter, whose protein sequence is MESIRVMRVLILFTTSLAAFQTPFNSTVLSFIVPVLGKYFHASLYTLVYVPVVYLIPLPTLMVLLGRIADIYGRERVFRIGFALFIVGSLMGAFSPSIYVLIASSLVMGLGSSILSPSSTAIVSQVFPEGERGFALGINAMAVYMGLTSAPFLGGLITQFLGWRFVLLVTTLLSVIGLAVSFVSMRGIDLPRRGIPIDAAGAASFSIALLSIVIFMILAATGDWLNYLYLPVISAASFALFIVIEGRVKDPMLNLSLFTRNISFMAGNVTALLNYISTYSVPFLFSLYLQSILGYTPFEAGLILIPEPVFMVILSPISGRLSDIYGSREVAALGMGLIGLAFIMLLILNLRSVVNVVLALSVLGVGFGFFSAPNTNSVMGSITRDKYGVASGVLGTMRFTGQLLSITLASAILAKYLGKYTALYLFTGVPLMSTIVYGLFTAGLRIMFIIAAALSFIGAYTSLLRER, encoded by the coding sequence ATGGAGTCTATAAGAGTCATGAGGGTGCTCATATTATTCACCACTTCATTAGCCGCGTTTCAAACCCCCTTCAATTCAACAGTCCTATCCTTCATAGTTCCTGTACTTGGTAAATACTTCCACGCCTCATTGTACACGCTGGTTTACGTGCCTGTGGTTTACTTAATACCATTACCGACATTAATGGTGCTACTGGGTAGGATTGCTGATATTTACGGTAGAGAGAGAGTCTTCAGGATTGGTTTCGCATTATTCATAGTGGGTTCACTTATGGGTGCTTTTTCACCAAGCATCTATGTTTTAATAGCATCATCATTAGTGATGGGGCTTGGGTCATCAATACTATCACCAAGCTCCACAGCCATAGTTAGCCAAGTCTTCCCAGAGGGTGAGAGGGGGTTTGCCTTAGGTATTAACGCAATGGCCGTCTACATGGGCTTAACCTCAGCACCATTCCTAGGTGGGTTAATTACCCAATTCCTCGGCTGGAGATTCGTATTACTGGTTACCACATTACTCTCAGTAATTGGCTTAGCGGTATCATTCGTATCCATGAGGGGTATTGACTTACCTAGACGCGGCATCCCCATTGATGCAGCTGGCGCAGCCTCATTCTCAATAGCCCTCCTCTCAATAGTAATATTCATGATACTGGCGGCCACGGGTGATTGGTTAAATTACCTTTACCTACCAGTAATTAGTGCGGCTTCATTTGCTTTATTCATAGTGATCGAGGGGAGGGTTAAGGATCCTATGCTTAACTTAAGCTTATTCACCCGTAACATATCATTCATGGCTGGTAACGTGACTGCTTTACTAAACTACATAAGCACGTACTCGGTACCATTCCTGTTCTCACTCTACCTACAGTCAATACTCGGCTACACACCCTTTGAGGCAGGCCTAATACTAATCCCTGAACCAGTATTCATGGTAATACTCTCACCCATTAGTGGTAGACTCTCCGATATCTATGGTTCAAGGGAAGTGGCTGCATTGGGAATGGGGCTCATAGGCTTAGCGTTCATAATGCTACTTATCCTTAACCTAAGGAGTGTAGTTAACGTGGTACTGGCTTTATCGGTATTAGGCGTAGGCTTCGGCTTCTTCTCAGCACCCAACACTAACTCAGTAATGGGCTCAATAACACGGGATAAGTACGGTGTGGCATCGGGGGTATTGGGTACCATGAGGTTCACCGGCCAATTACTAAGCATAACCCTAGCCAGCGCGATACTGGCTAAGTACCTGGGTAAGTACACTGCATTATACCTATTCACTGGAGTACCATTAATGAGCACTATAGTGTATGGTTTATTCACAGCGGGGTTGAGGATAATGTTCATCATAGCTGCTGCATTAAGCTTCATAGGTGCATACACGTCACTACTTCGTGAAAGGTAA
- a CDS encoding RNA-guided endonuclease InsQ/TnpB family protein: MPTLGFRFRAYTSELTLRALKAQLKLACEIYNTLRWADIYFYHRDGEGLTQTELRQLALDLRKQDDEYKQLYSQVVQQIADRYYDARSRFFKDLARFPREKKPHKYYSLVYSQYGWRIISEREVRTRSKHRERLLTLRLSNLGVFKVLVHRDFPLDEVKRVAVKLTPSERVFITFIVENVALDVGIEKMLTSSDGWFIENLKPYEKALNRLRRLHRALSRKKFLSHNWQKTKVRLAKAYEHLRNLRRDIAFKSGAFLARHYDVVVMENINVKKLVGESVRKLRMRLLDVGFHELREIIRYQVEKYGKEFRTANPAYTSKTCAKCSYVKKDLTLKDRVFICPKCGWTADHDFNASLNLLRNAGWEPPKAPAEPHPLPLLGQGGAMKQETPPIRVR; this comes from the coding sequence ATGCCCACCTTGGGGTTTCGTTTTAGAGCTTACACTAGTGAATTAACGTTGAGGGCGTTAAAAGCCCAGTTGAAGTTAGCGTGTGAGATATATAATACCCTAAGGTGGGCAGACATCTACTTCTACCATAGGGATGGGGAGGGTTTAACACAAACTGAGTTAAGGCAACTGGCGTTAGATCTCAGGAAACAGGACGATGAATATAAGCAACTATATTCTCAGGTAGTTCAACAGATTGCTGACCGTTACTATGACGCAAGGAGCCGTTTCTTCAAAGACCTGGCGAGATTCCCCAGGGAGAAGAAGCCGCATAAGTACTATTCCCTAGTGTATTCTCAGTATGGCTGGAGGATAATCTCAGAGAGGGAGGTGAGGACAAGGAGCAAACATAGGGAGAGGTTACTCACACTAAGACTCAGTAATCTCGGCGTGTTTAAGGTTCTTGTGCATAGGGACTTCCCATTAGATGAGGTGAAGAGGGTGGCTGTTAAACTGACTCCATCAGAAAGAGTTTTCATAACTTTTATCGTCGAGAACGTTGCATTAGATGTAGGTATTGAGAAGATGTTAACGTCCAGTGATGGGTGGTTTATTGAGAACTTGAAACCTTACGAGAAGGCATTAAACAGGCTCAGAAGACTGCATAGAGCTCTCTCGAGAAAGAAGTTCCTCTCTCATAATTGGCAGAAAACCAAGGTGAGGCTTGCGAAGGCTTACGAACACTTGAGGAATCTGAGGAGAGATATTGCATTCAAATCAGGTGCCTTCCTAGCTAGGCACTACGACGTTGTTGTGATGGAGAATATTAACGTGAAGAAATTAGTGGGGGAATCAGTCAGAAAACTGAGGATGAGGCTACTTGACGTTGGTTTTCACGAACTAAGAGAAATAATACGCTACCAGGTGGAGAAGTATGGTAAAGAATTTAGGACAGCAAACCCAGCGTATACTTCGAAAACATGTGCTAAGTGTAGTTACGTTAAAAAGGACTTAACTTTAAAGGACCGCGTGTTTATCTGCCCCAAATGCGGTTGGACAGCCGACCACGACTTTAACGCCTCCCTTAACCTCTTGAGAAATGCGGGGTGGGAGCCACCCAAAGCGCCTGCTGAACCCCACCCCCTACCCCTATTGGGGCAAGGCGGGGCAATGAAGCAGGAAACCCCACCCATTAGGGTGAGGTAG